One Parageobacillus sp. KH3-4 genomic region harbors:
- a CDS encoding EamA family transporter: MKKTLFGSFYLSLAASIWGGMYVVSKYVLDFVPPFTLVWLRYITAFIVLFGILKFRQYKTKMGLSIRKQDYFLLGWIGFIGYFVSISLQFIGTKLSDAHTGALITSATPAFIVLFAKFVLHEWITLRKAVALLLATIGVVIVIGLDNNGGQSFWGNMMLVGAALTWALLSVYVKVASARFSALAITTYAIWFALLFTTPVMLWELHEQPVSVPSMSVVFGILYLGIISTAGAFFLWNKGMEMMDAGIGSLFFFFQPLVGAVFGFLFLHEQITASFYLGGLLIIIGVFIAILSPIHQRQSKEGANHGRSLVE; encoded by the coding sequence ATGAAAAAAACATTGTTTGGTTCCTTCTATTTATCACTAGCAGCCAGCATTTGGGGCGGAATGTATGTTGTCAGCAAATATGTCCTTGATTTTGTCCCGCCGTTTACGCTAGTGTGGCTCCGCTATATAACCGCGTTTATTGTTTTATTTGGGATATTGAAATTCCGCCAATATAAAACAAAAATGGGGCTGTCCATTCGAAAACAAGATTATTTTTTGCTAGGATGGATTGGTTTTATTGGTTATTTTGTTTCGATATCATTGCAATTTATCGGAACAAAATTATCCGATGCGCATACAGGGGCGTTAATCACGTCGGCAACGCCGGCGTTTATTGTCTTGTTCGCAAAGTTTGTTTTACATGAGTGGATCACCTTGAGAAAAGCTGTGGCTCTTTTGCTGGCCACCATCGGAGTTGTCATCGTCATCGGTTTGGACAATAACGGTGGGCAATCATTTTGGGGAAATATGATGTTAGTTGGGGCGGCGCTGACATGGGCGCTTTTATCGGTGTACGTGAAAGTGGCATCCGCCCGCTTTTCGGCCTTGGCGATCACCACATATGCCATTTGGTTTGCCTTATTATTCACTACCCCAGTTATGCTTTGGGAACTGCATGAACAGCCTGTTTCTGTTCCTAGCATGAGCGTCGTGTTTGGGATTCTTTATCTTGGGATTATTTCGACAGCGGGGGCGTTTTTTCTGTGGAATAAAGGAATGGAAATGATGGATGCCGGGATTGGCTCGTTGTTTTTCTTTTTTCAACCGCTCGTTGGCGCTGTTTTTGGCTTTTTGTTTTTACATGAACAGATAACAGCTTCGTTTTATTTAGGTGGATTGCTAATTATCATAGGGGTGTTTATTGCCATTCTGTCTCCTATCCATCAACGTCAGTCCAAAGAAGGGGCGAATCATGGTCGATCACTAGTCGAATAA
- a CDS encoding HAMP domain-containing sensor histidine kinase → MGAYVNQHVLNNLFYILVSVFVFYFIYDHGEIFKKRILYRNALLTACMGFPIILCMKFPIYIDEQCVHDLRQIPFLIGTLYGGGIVGFILLLILLAARSLIYGFEYITAIVYMTMLIVTALISPTFHALKRSNKLSMSVWLTFFLAILVTFLAIIIADFPVTNSYIVYFILLPPIGMLFVVYIIETLKEAIIMRSKLVKIEKMEVVSQLAASISHEIRNPLTVVKGFIQLLKTPSLPQDTKDRYIQIALDEINRAEAIINDYLTFAKPTSDKVERLMVNEELQKVVQMLAPMAHMNSIEIVKKLQPGAIVGNIQYFQQCFLNLIKNSIEAMPNGGTLTISSRLHGNHIIITIKDTGVGMTAEQVNRFGEPYFSTKDKGTGLGTMVAVKMIQAMQGKLHIESEVNKGTTLTITFPKAAN, encoded by the coding sequence ATGGGTGCTTATGTAAACCAGCACGTATTAAACAATTTGTTTTATATTTTGGTAAGCGTATTTGTTTTTTACTTTATTTATGACCACGGCGAGATATTTAAAAAGCGGATATTATACAGAAACGCTCTACTTACTGCTTGCATGGGGTTTCCCATCATTTTATGCATGAAGTTTCCTATTTATATTGATGAGCAGTGCGTCCATGATCTCCGCCAAATTCCTTTTCTGATCGGTACGCTGTATGGCGGGGGAATCGTTGGCTTTATTTTGCTTCTAATCTTATTGGCTGCTCGTTCTCTGATTTACGGGTTTGAGTATATTACAGCGATTGTGTATATGACGATGTTGATTGTCACTGCTCTCATTTCGCCAACATTCCATGCATTAAAGCGTTCAAACAAGCTGTCGATGTCAGTCTGGCTGACTTTTTTTCTGGCGATTCTCGTCACATTTCTTGCCATCATCATCGCTGATTTTCCAGTAACAAATTCTTATATTGTTTATTTCATTTTGCTTCCTCCGATTGGGATGCTGTTTGTCGTATACATTATCGAAACATTAAAAGAGGCAATTATCATGCGCTCCAAACTCGTAAAAATCGAGAAAATGGAAGTGGTTAGCCAGCTCGCCGCCAGCATTTCGCACGAAATTCGCAATCCATTAACCGTTGTAAAAGGGTTTATTCAATTATTAAAAACCCCTTCACTTCCGCAAGATACAAAAGACCGATACATTCAAATTGCTTTAGACGAAATTAATCGAGCGGAAGCAATTATTAACGATTATTTGACGTTTGCCAAACCAACATCTGATAAAGTGGAACGCCTCATGGTCAATGAGGAATTGCAAAAGGTAGTGCAGATGTTAGCGCCAATGGCTCATATGAATTCGATTGAAATCGTTAAAAAGCTGCAACCCGGCGCAATCGTTGGAAACATTCAGTACTTCCAACAATGTTTTTTGAATTTGATCAAAAACAGCATCGAGGCCATGCCGAATGGAGGGACGTTGACGATTTCGTCCCGCTTGCATGGAAATCATATCATCATTACGATTAAAGACACCGGCGTGGGAATGACAGCGGAACAAGTGAACCGGTTTGGCGAGCCATACTTTAGTACAAAAGATAAGGGAACCGGTCTTGGCACAATGGTGGCTGTCAAGATGATTCAAGCAATGCAGGGGAAGCTGCATATCGAAAGTGAAGTAAATAAAGGAACTACGTTAACGATTACGTTTCCTAAAGCCGCGAACTAA
- a CDS encoding DUF421 domain-containing protein, with the protein MKWMHLTVELVTGFILLFLVVKVAGKKLIHQISPFTFISALVLGELLGNALYDNHIHLWYIIYSISLWGALLLLVEYMSQKWLSFRRISEGKPTVLIRNGIIDYKALQKNRMTLNQLQSLLRQNETFSLREVAFCYLEANGTISVLKKAKYQKTIREDFQLPPHPIHVPITLIRDGELLRDELQELGRDEQWLNEQLRAHGVSSYQDVFIAEWLEGDGLFVQTYS; encoded by the coding sequence ATGAAATGGATGCATTTAACAGTGGAGCTTGTGACAGGATTTATACTTTTATTTCTCGTTGTAAAAGTGGCCGGTAAAAAACTGATCCATCAAATAAGCCCATTTACGTTTATTTCAGCGCTTGTATTAGGAGAATTGTTAGGAAACGCTCTATATGATAACCATATCCATCTGTGGTATATCATCTATTCAATATCATTATGGGGAGCGCTATTGTTGCTTGTCGAATACATGAGTCAAAAATGGCTCTCGTTTCGGCGCATTAGCGAAGGGAAGCCAACGGTATTAATCCGCAATGGAATCATTGATTATAAAGCATTGCAGAAAAACCGGATGACGCTCAATCAGCTGCAAAGTTTGCTGCGGCAAAACGAAACATTTTCGCTGCGAGAGGTCGCATTTTGCTATTTAGAGGCAAACGGAACGATCAGCGTCTTGAAGAAAGCAAAATATCAAAAAACGATACGGGAAGATTTTCAATTGCCCCCGCATCCTATTCATGTTCCGATTACGCTTATCCGCGATGGAGAGCTGCTTCGAGATGAATTGCAGGAACTTGGCAGAGATGAACAATGGCTAAATGAGCAATTGCGTGCCCATGGCGTGTCATCGTATCAGGACGTCTTCATTGCCGAATGGCTGGAAGGCGACGGTTTGTTTGTGCAGACGTATTCGTGA
- a CDS encoding GntR family transcriptional regulator, which yields MFELDVRSRQPIYEQLVEKMKEMIIREIWKPNEQLPSVRMLAKQLTINPNTIQKAYRELEHQGFIYSIPGKGNFVSPQPKTASQEKIKAIRRDIIRLAAEALFLGVAKEEVLQWIEQAEQGERGGKTDDLFDERYKNV from the coding sequence ATGTTTGAGCTAGATGTCCGCAGCCGCCAGCCGATTTACGAGCAGCTCGTTGAAAAAATGAAAGAAATGATCATCCGCGAAATATGGAAGCCCAATGAGCAGCTGCCATCGGTGCGCATGCTTGCCAAACAGTTGACGATCAACCCGAACACGATTCAAAAAGCGTATCGGGAATTAGAACATCAAGGGTTTATTTATTCGATTCCGGGAAAGGGAAACTTTGTTTCTCCGCAGCCGAAAACAGCAAGCCAAGAAAAAATCAAAGCTATTCGTCGCGATATCATCCGTCTGGCTGCCGAAGCGCTTTTTTTAGGGGTGGCAAAAGAAGAAGTGCTACAATGGATCGAACAAGCGGAACAAGGGGAGAGAGGAGGAAAAACAGATGATTTATTTGACGAACGTTACAAAAATGTTTGA
- a CDS encoding ABC transporter ATP-binding protein: MIYLTNVTKMFDRFQAIRGVNMTVQKGRIYGLLGSNGAGKTTLLKMMAGIIRPDHGTVLIDREEVWENPEIKQRILFLPDHVYFFPHTTIEQMAAFYESVYPSFQWERFTRLQELFLLDPRKKIHQFSKGMQRQAAFWLAFSTMPDVLIMDEPLDGLDAVVRQKIKNIIVQEVAEREMTVVISSHNLREMEDLCDCIGILHGGEMLFEKELDEMKTDIHKIQVAFRNGIPKQFAEQFNIVYKEERGSVLLLIVRGEKQEIISYIQPFQPLIFDILPLTLEEIFIYEMGDVGYAIENIIV; the protein is encoded by the coding sequence ATGATTTATTTGACGAACGTTACAAAAATGTTTGACCGTTTTCAAGCGATTCGCGGAGTGAATATGACGGTGCAAAAAGGAAGAATTTACGGACTGCTTGGTTCCAATGGCGCCGGGAAAACGACATTGCTAAAGATGATGGCTGGGATTATCCGTCCCGATCACGGCACGGTGCTCATTGACAGGGAAGAGGTATGGGAAAATCCAGAAATAAAACAGCGAATCTTGTTTTTGCCGGATCACGTATACTTTTTCCCGCACACGACAATCGAGCAAATGGCTGCGTTTTACGAAAGCGTCTATCCATCTTTTCAGTGGGAGCGGTTTACGAGATTGCAAGAACTATTTTTGCTTGACCCACGCAAAAAAATTCATCAGTTTTCGAAAGGAATGCAGCGCCAGGCCGCGTTTTGGCTCGCCTTTTCAACGATGCCGGATGTGCTCATCATGGATGAGCCGCTTGATGGACTCGATGCCGTCGTTAGGCAAAAAATAAAAAATATTATCGTTCAAGAAGTCGCCGAGCGGGAAATGACAGTGGTCATTTCTTCGCATAATCTGCGGGAGATGGAAGATCTTTGCGACTGTATCGGCATTTTGCATGGCGGTGAAATGCTGTTTGAAAAAGAGCTCGATGAAATGAAAACTGATATCCATAAAATTCAAGTCGCTTTTCGCAATGGAATTCCAAAACAATTTGCTGAGCAATTTAATATCGTTTACAAAGAGGAGCGCGGCAGCGTCCTGCTTCTTATTGTGCGCGGCGAAAAGCAAGAAATCATTTCCTATATTCAGCCGTTTCAGCCGCTTATTTTTGATATTTTGCCGCTTACGCTCGAAGAAATTTTCATTTACGAAATGGGGGATGTCGGCTATGCCATCGAAAATATTATCGTTTAA
- a CDS encoding DUF6449 domain-containing protein, protein MPSKILSFNRGLFAQNLRSVGWIGIVHFLLWFAAIPLQLLMAYSQQKDSGHYPEWESLYSISASFQTMIVFTLPVLLAVLLFRYMQGKQSSDFMHSLPVQRAELFCQQAMFGVLLVVIPIVLISLLAIVCRYGLSLSVPLTIGDIIRWMWETAIMELFVFAAGVFVGMMTGMSTLQVVFTYILFLFPAGITVLLLANTSFLLVGFSADYYLSKNLEKIVPFYRYLNLETKLLTTGESLVYLLLIILFLIFAIWLYQKRHSEAATQALAFPALRPIFKYGVAFCTMLLGGFYFGVTQNQFAWILFGYITSSLFGFFIAEMVIEKTWRVFYKWKGYVYFAAAMVAIGFLLHLDITGYEKRLPALKDIRQVYFGSSVYDFVNNDKRPYVPFEQENQFLKEKENIRAVYAFHRQLAKDQPRPSRFTDQRQVVIGYVLKDGKRMIRQYSVPSKSYFSYYKPILESKEYKKNYYFLLRDQGYSPIRQITFRHPETDERTLTIIEPQQIDSFVEALKADLLEEPASVMLDAGKAWKGDIEFLQSDGDTFLLSWKKTYTHVEKWLNDHHLLEKAREDVE, encoded by the coding sequence ATGCCATCGAAAATATTATCGTTTAATCGCGGGCTTTTTGCGCAAAATCTTCGCAGCGTCGGCTGGATTGGCATCGTGCATTTCTTGCTGTGGTTTGCCGCCATTCCGCTGCAATTATTGATGGCTTACTCCCAGCAGAAAGACAGCGGGCATTATCCGGAATGGGAAAGCTTATACAGCATTTCCGCATCATTTCAAACGATGATTGTCTTTACGTTGCCAGTGTTATTAGCTGTGCTATTATTTCGTTATATGCAAGGTAAACAATCGTCTGATTTTATGCATAGTTTGCCTGTCCAGCGGGCGGAACTGTTTTGCCAGCAGGCCATGTTTGGAGTGCTGCTCGTTGTCATTCCAATCGTGCTTATTTCATTGCTTGCCATCGTTTGTCGCTACGGATTAAGCCTTTCCGTGCCGCTGACGATCGGTGACATCATCCGCTGGATGTGGGAAACGGCTATCATGGAATTGTTTGTTTTTGCCGCTGGCGTGTTTGTCGGCATGATGACAGGCATGTCGACGCTGCAAGTCGTATTTACGTATATTTTGTTTTTATTCCCGGCAGGCATCACGGTTTTGTTATTGGCCAATACCTCGTTTTTATTGGTTGGTTTCTCGGCCGATTATTATTTGTCAAAAAATTTAGAGAAAATTGTACCGTTTTACCGCTATTTAAATCTCGAAACAAAATTATTGACGACGGGCGAATCGCTTGTATATCTGCTTTTGATCATTTTGTTCCTTATTTTCGCGATTTGGCTGTACCAAAAACGGCATAGCGAAGCGGCGACGCAGGCGCTGGCGTTTCCGGCGCTCCGCCCGATTTTTAAGTACGGCGTCGCCTTTTGTACCATGCTTCTTGGCGGTTTTTATTTCGGCGTTACGCAAAATCAGTTTGCTTGGATTTTGTTCGGATACATCACATCCTCATTGTTTGGCTTTTTTATTGCTGAAATGGTTATTGAAAAAACGTGGCGCGTTTTTTATAAATGGAAAGGATATGTTTATTTTGCCGCTGCGATGGTGGCCATTGGCTTTTTGCTTCATCTTGATATAACTGGATATGAAAAACGGCTGCCAGCGCTAAAGGATATCCGCCAAGTCTATTTTGGCAGTTCTGTCTATGATTTTGTCAACAATGACAAACGTCCGTATGTGCCGTTTGAGCAAGAAAACCAGTTTTTAAAAGAAAAAGAAAACATTCGTGCCGTCTACGCATTTCACCGACAGTTAGCCAAAGATCAGCCAAGACCGTCTCGGTTTACAGATCAGAGACAAGTGGTGATCGGCTATGTGCTAAAGGATGGCAAGCGGATGATCCGCCAGTATAGTGTGCCTAGCAAATCGTATTTTTCCTATTATAAACCGATTTTAGAATCGAAAGAATATAAGAAAAATTATTATTTCTTGCTGCGCGATCAAGGATATTCGCCGATTCGCCAAATCACCTTCCGCCATCCAGAGACAGACGAGAGAACATTGACGATCATCGAGCCGCAGCAAATTGATTCGTTTGTGGAAGCGTTAAAAGCAGACTTACTGGAAGAGCCGGCAAGCGTGATGCTGGATGCCGGAAAAGCATGGAAGGGGGATATTGAATTTTTGCAAAGCGATGGCGATACCTTTTTGCTGTCGTGGAAAAAAACATATACGCATGTCGAAAAGTGGCTCAACGATCATCATCTTCTCGAAAAAGCCCGCGAGGATGTGGAATGA
- a CDS encoding metalloregulator ArsR/SmtB family transcription factor — MANDVCEVFSINAEKVGAARQRINEISGVEQLFKALADATRLKITYALMLEKELCVCDVATIIGCTVATASHHLRLLRDMGIAKRRKEGKLVFYSLKDDHVEQLVALALVHSKEGEENDGK, encoded by the coding sequence ATGGCGAACGATGTATGTGAAGTATTTTCTATTAACGCGGAAAAGGTCGGCGCTGCCCGGCAGCGCATCAATGAAATCAGCGGGGTGGAACAGCTGTTTAAAGCGCTCGCCGATGCGACGCGCTTAAAAATCACGTATGCGTTAATGCTTGAAAAAGAGCTATGCGTCTGCGATGTGGCGACGATTATCGGCTGCACGGTCGCGACCGCTTCCCACCATTTGCGGCTTTTGCGCGATATGGGCATCGCCAAGCGCCGCAAAGAAGGAAAACTCGTGTTTTACTCGTTGAAAGACGATCATGTCGAACAGCTTGTAGCCCTAGCGCTTGTCCACAGCAAAGAGGGGGAAGAAAACGATGGAAAATAA
- a CDS encoding heavy metal translocating P-type ATPase: MENKQVYRLQGLSCANCAATFEKNVKAIATVKDAEVNFGAAKLTVIGEASIEELEKAGAFDGITVIPETERKEQKEEPFWKKKTNVTALISALFLFAGYMSAYAIGERHTVTILLFAASTIIGGYRLLKTGIMHLVRFQFDMNTLMTIAVIGAACIGEWKEGAVVVFLFAISEALERYSMDTARRSLQRLIDVAPKKATVLRGGKEYEVDVEDVVVGDTILVKPGQKIAMDGVVLHGESSVNEAAITGESMPVAKTAGDEVYAGTMNGEGALEVRVTKRVEDTTIAKIIHLVEEAQAERAPTQQFVDRFARYYTPAIMLIALFVATVPPLWLGGEWMTWVYRGLTVLVVGCPCALVISTPVAIVTAIGQAARQGVLIKGGAYLEEIGKISAIAFDKTGTLTTGTPEVTDIHSFSDLDGKEMLKIAAAIEKQSEHPLASAILRKAEALQISLDDLQVSEFRAMAGKGAAARVNGTMYYIGKPSLFSSALSISEKMRAQIMCAQKQGKTVMLLGDETKVLGMIAVSDQLRENAAFVLETLRNLGISQTIMLTGDHEATAQAIASSLPLTDIRAELLPEEKWTAIQMLQRQSGRIAMVGDGVNDAPALAAANVGIAMGNIGTDVALETADVVLMGDDLGKLPYVIRLGRKAMRIIQQNIAIAFLLKVLALILIVPGWLTLWMAIFADMGATLLVLLNSLRLLRLDGVSKSKKW, from the coding sequence ATGGAAAATAAACAAGTGTACCGTCTGCAAGGCCTTTCTTGCGCCAACTGCGCAGCAACGTTTGAGAAAAATGTGAAGGCGATTGCGACGGTCAAAGACGCCGAAGTCAATTTTGGCGCGGCGAAACTGACGGTCATCGGCGAAGCGTCGATCGAAGAACTCGAAAAAGCGGGAGCGTTTGACGGAATTACCGTCATTCCGGAAACGGAGCGGAAAGAACAAAAGGAAGAGCCGTTTTGGAAAAAGAAAACAAACGTGACCGCGCTGATATCGGCTTTATTTCTTTTTGCCGGCTACATGTCTGCTTATGCGATTGGGGAACGGCATACCGTGACCATTTTATTATTTGCGGCGAGTACGATCATTGGCGGTTACCGCTTATTGAAAACAGGGATTATGCACCTAGTGCGTTTTCAATTTGATATGAACACTTTAATGACGATTGCTGTCATTGGGGCGGCGTGCATCGGAGAATGGAAAGAAGGGGCGGTTGTCGTCTTCCTGTTTGCGATTAGCGAAGCGCTCGAGCGCTATTCGATGGATACGGCGCGCCGTTCGCTTCAGCGGCTCATTGATGTCGCTCCGAAAAAGGCGACTGTGCTTCGGGGCGGCAAAGAGTATGAAGTAGATGTGGAAGATGTCGTTGTCGGCGATACGATTCTTGTGAAACCGGGGCAAAAAATCGCGATGGACGGCGTCGTGCTTCACGGCGAATCGTCAGTAAACGAAGCGGCGATTACCGGCGAATCGATGCCGGTCGCAAAAACCGCCGGCGATGAAGTATATGCGGGAACAATGAACGGAGAAGGCGCCCTTGAAGTACGGGTGACAAAGCGCGTGGAAGACACAACGATTGCGAAAATCATTCATCTTGTCGAAGAAGCGCAGGCCGAGCGGGCGCCAACCCAGCAATTTGTCGACCGCTTCGCCCGCTATTATACGCCGGCGATTATGCTGATCGCATTGTTTGTCGCCACCGTACCGCCGCTATGGCTTGGCGGAGAATGGATGACTTGGGTTTACCGCGGCTTAACGGTGCTTGTCGTCGGTTGCCCGTGCGCGCTTGTCATTAGCACGCCAGTAGCGATCGTGACTGCCATCGGACAAGCGGCGCGGCAAGGGGTGCTGATTAAAGGCGGGGCGTATTTAGAAGAAATCGGAAAGATCTCGGCGATTGCGTTTGATAAAACAGGAACGTTAACGACAGGAACGCCGGAAGTAACGGATATTCATTCATTTAGCGACTTGGATGGCAAGGAAATGTTGAAAATCGCTGCAGCCATTGAAAAACAGTCGGAGCATCCGCTTGCTTCCGCCATTTTGCGCAAGGCAGAAGCATTACAAATATCATTAGACGATTTGCAGGTAAGCGAGTTTCGCGCAATGGCTGGCAAAGGCGCGGCAGCCCGTGTGAATGGAACGATGTATTATATTGGAAAACCGTCCTTGTTTTCCAGCGCGTTGTCTATAAGTGAAAAGATGCGCGCGCAAATCATGTGTGCACAAAAGCAAGGAAAAACGGTTATGCTGCTTGGAGATGAAACAAAGGTGCTTGGCATGATTGCCGTTTCCGATCAACTGCGTGAAAATGCCGCTTTTGTGCTCGAAACATTGCGCAATCTAGGAATCTCGCAAACGATCATGTTAACCGGCGACCATGAAGCGACAGCGCAGGCTATTGCGTCTTCCCTTCCGCTTACCGATATTCGCGCTGAACTGCTTCCAGAAGAAAAATGGACGGCGATTCAGATGCTGCAGCGGCAATCCGGACGCATCGCAATGGTCGGCGATGGCGTCAACGACGCTCCCGCGCTCGCTGCGGCAAACGTTGGCATTGCAATGGGGAATATTGGAACGGATGTGGCATTAGAAACAGCGGATGTTGTCTTGATGGGCGATGATCTTGGAAAACTTCCGTATGTCATTCGGTTAGGCAGAAAAGCGATGCGCATTATCCAACAAAACATCGCGATCGCTTTTTTGTTAAAAGTATTGGCGCTCATTCTAATTGTTCCAGGCTGGCTTACATTATGGATGGCCATTTTTGCGGATATGGGAGCGACGTTGCTCGTATTGCTTAATTCGCTGCGGTTGCTTCGCCTTGACGGGGTCAGTAAAAGTAAAAAGTGGTAA
- a CDS encoding spore germination protein yields MLFQWGLQKKQKEKKGNKESTIQQECDQSGQAQDVPREPIHSLLDVNLDIIRHTTGGSSDIVIRRFTIGQERSIRAALIFIDGLVDEKNVYQFLLEPLMAATFPISLSPKDTFFFVEKKLAAVGGIKRISHWFDLFLALTSGETIILLDGIPSALSASTKGGETRTIQEPQTQLAIRGPRDGFTESLRMNTALIRRRIKNPNLWLETLKVGEVTQTDVAIMYVKGIANDDIVEEVKKRLRRIRIDSVLESGDVEQLIEDQTFTTFPTMYHTERPDVVAANLLEGRIAIFVEGTPFVLVAPALFIQFFQAVEDYYARFDIATALRFLRVLIFFLSLVAPAIYIAATTFHQEMIPTQLVIAIAAQREAVPFPAFVEALVMEVVFEILREAGVRLPRAVGQAVSIVGALVIGQAAVEAGFVSSAMVIVVSITAIASFATPSFAIAISARLIRFALMFLAAMFGFYGIIIGILVMTIHLCSLRSFGVPYMSPLAPFIPSNMGDTLFRVPTWVFKERPRLISQKNIVRQGRHQQP; encoded by the coding sequence ATGCTGTTTCAGTGGGGATTGCAAAAAAAGCAAAAAGAAAAAAAAGGAAACAAAGAATCGACAATCCAACAAGAATGTGACCAAAGCGGTCAAGCGCAAGATGTTCCGCGTGAGCCGATTCATTCGCTGCTTGATGTGAATCTCGACATCATTCGCCATACGACCGGGGGCAGTTCCGATATTGTCATTCGCCGTTTTACGATTGGACAAGAACGGTCGATTCGCGCCGCCCTCATTTTTATCGATGGGCTTGTCGATGAAAAAAATGTGTACCAATTTTTGCTTGAACCGCTGATGGCTGCAACGTTCCCCATTTCCTTATCTCCGAAAGACACGTTTTTCTTTGTGGAGAAAAAACTGGCTGCTGTTGGTGGAATTAAACGTATTTCTCATTGGTTTGATTTATTTCTAGCACTTACGTCTGGAGAAACGATCATTCTCCTTGACGGGATACCATCCGCTTTAAGTGCAAGCACAAAAGGCGGAGAAACTCGAACGATTCAAGAACCGCAAACGCAGCTGGCGATTCGCGGCCCGCGGGATGGCTTTACCGAATCGCTGCGCATGAATACCGCTCTTATTCGCCGCCGCATTAAAAATCCGAATCTTTGGCTGGAAACGCTGAAAGTTGGCGAAGTGACGCAAACGGACGTTGCCATTATGTATGTGAAGGGAATTGCCAACGATGACATCGTCGAGGAAGTCAAAAAGCGGCTTCGCCGCATTCGGATTGACAGTGTCCTTGAATCAGGAGATGTCGAACAATTAATCGAAGATCAAACATTTACGACTTTCCCAACGATGTACCATACAGAGCGGCCAGATGTGGTGGCGGCGAACCTTTTGGAAGGGAGAATAGCGATATTTGTCGAAGGAACTCCGTTTGTGCTTGTTGCGCCCGCTTTGTTCATTCAATTTTTCCAAGCGGTTGAAGATTATTACGCCCGCTTTGATATTGCGACAGCACTGCGGTTTTTGCGTGTTCTCATTTTCTTTCTTTCCCTTGTTGCCCCGGCAATTTATATTGCGGCAACGACGTTTCATCAAGAAATGATCCCAACGCAACTTGTCATTGCGATTGCTGCCCAACGAGAGGCGGTTCCGTTTCCGGCGTTTGTGGAAGCGTTAGTAATGGAAGTAGTTTTTGAAATTTTGCGGGAAGCGGGGGTGCGCTTGCCGCGCGCCGTTGGCCAAGCCGTTTCGATTGTCGGGGCGCTTGTGATTGGACAGGCAGCGGTAGAGGCCGGGTTTGTTTCATCGGCGATGGTGATTGTCGTTTCCATTACGGCAATTGCCAGCTTTGCGACGCCGTCGTTTGCGATTGCGATTTCCGCACGCCTTATCCGTTTTGCGCTTATGTTTCTCGCCGCTATGTTTGGGTTTTACGGCATTATCATCGGAATTTTAGTGATGACGATTCATTTGTGCAGCCTGCGCTCCTTTGGCGTTCCGTATATGTCGCCACTTGCTCCGTTTATTCCATCCAACATGGGTGATACGCTTTTTCGCGTGCCGACATGGGTATTTAAAGAGCGACCTCGTTTAATCAGCCAAAAAAATATTGTGCGTCAAGGACGACATCAACAACCGTAG